One window from the genome of Azospirillum sp. B510 encodes:
- a CDS encoding methyl-accepting chemotaxis protein, with product MVNFANLSIAKKLVAAFAFLVTVAMAVAGFSYSKLSFIEKSNGWTVHTYEVLEEVSRIMASMVDQETGVRGYLVAGDDKFLEPYRGGLRHYAEALAKAKQLTSDNAAQQARFAEVDRLAQTWRTTVAEQEIALMAKPESRDQARALEASGAGKASMDGLRAKIAEIDKTERDLLVKRAEDQADAFSSSYTVNLLGGGAMIVIALGAGILLSRGIAVPIRAMTAVMGRLAAGDNGVTIEGQERGDEIGAMAKAVEVFKRNAIDNARMTAEQEELKAKAEAERKAAMAAMAQRFEASVKSVVESVATASGRMQSVATSMVGTAEQTSHQAGASAAAAEQTSANVQTVAAAAEEMSASLVEISKQVTNSSQIAAQAVQDAARTNDTVAGLANAAQKIGEVVILIQSIAGQTNLLALNATIEAARAGEAGKGFAVVASEVKNLATQTARATDEIAAQIAAMQAVTSDAVEAIKGIGATITQMSGITTAIASAVEEQNAATGEISRNVTEAASGTREVTVNVVQVQQAANQSGSMAGQVLDAAGELSREARTLSGAVDEFLRGVRAA from the coding sequence ATGGTCAATTTTGCAAACCTGTCGATAGCCAAGAAACTGGTGGCGGCTTTCGCGTTCCTGGTCACGGTCGCCATGGCGGTCGCCGGCTTCAGCTATTCGAAGCTGTCCTTCATCGAGAAGTCGAACGGCTGGACCGTCCATACCTACGAGGTCCTCGAAGAGGTTTCCCGGATCATGGCGTCCATGGTGGACCAGGAGACCGGCGTCCGCGGCTATCTGGTGGCCGGCGACGACAAGTTCCTGGAGCCGTACCGGGGCGGTCTGCGCCACTATGCGGAAGCCCTGGCCAAGGCGAAGCAGCTGACATCGGACAATGCGGCGCAGCAGGCGCGCTTCGCCGAGGTGGACCGCCTCGCCCAGACCTGGCGGACGACGGTCGCCGAACAGGAGATCGCGCTGATGGCCAAGCCGGAGTCCCGCGACCAGGCGCGCGCCCTGGAGGCGTCGGGCGCCGGCAAGGCCTCGATGGACGGCCTGCGCGCCAAGATCGCGGAAATCGACAAGACGGAGCGTGATCTTCTTGTCAAGCGTGCCGAGGATCAGGCCGACGCCTTCTCCTCCTCCTACACCGTCAACCTGCTCGGTGGTGGTGCGATGATCGTCATCGCGCTTGGTGCCGGCATCCTGCTGTCGCGCGGCATCGCCGTGCCGATCCGCGCCATGACCGCCGTCATGGGCCGTCTGGCCGCCGGCGACAATGGCGTGACGATCGAGGGGCAGGAGCGCGGCGACGAGATCGGCGCCATGGCCAAGGCGGTCGAGGTGTTCAAGCGCAACGCCATCGACAATGCCCGCATGACCGCCGAACAGGAAGAATTGAAGGCCAAGGCCGAGGCCGAGCGCAAGGCGGCGATGGCGGCGATGGCCCAGCGCTTCGAGGCCAGCGTCAAGAGCGTGGTGGAAAGCGTCGCCACGGCGTCGGGCCGGATGCAGTCGGTGGCGACCTCGATGGTCGGAACGGCGGAACAGACCAGCCATCAGGCCGGCGCCTCGGCGGCGGCGGCCGAACAGACCTCCGCCAACGTCCAGACCGTCGCCGCGGCGGCGGAGGAGATGTCGGCCTCGCTGGTCGAAATCTCCAAGCAGGTCACCAACTCGTCGCAGATCGCCGCCCAGGCGGTCCAGGACGCGGCGCGGACCAACGACACCGTGGCCGGTCTGGCCAACGCCGCGCAGAAGATCGGCGAGGTGGTGATCCTGATCCAGTCGATCGCCGGCCAGACCAACCTTCTCGCCTTGAACGCCACCATCGAGGCGGCGCGGGCCGGCGAGGCGGGCAAGGGCTTCGCCGTGGTGGCGTCGGAAGTGAAGAATCTCGCGACCCAGACGGCAAGGGCGACCGACGAGATCGCCGCCCAGATCGCCGCCATGCAGGCGGTGACCAGCGACGCCGTCGAGGCGATCAAGGGCATCGGCGCCACCATCACCCAGATGAGCGGCATCACCACCGCCATCGCCTCGGCCGTCGAGGAACAGAACGCGGCGACCGGTGAAATCTCCCGCAACGTGACGGAGGCGGCGTCCGGCACCAGGGAGGTCACCGTCAACGTCGTCCAGGTGCAGCAGGCGGCCAACCAGAGCGGCAGCATGGCCGGTCAGGTGCTGGACGCCGCCGGCGAACTGTCGCGGGAGGCCCGGACGCTGAGCGGCGCCGTCGACGAGTTCCTGCGCGGCGTCCGCGCGGCGTAA
- a CDS encoding methyl-accepting chemotaxis protein has translation MISFADLSIAKKLVVAFVSLVAVSMAVAGFSYSKLSFIEKSNGWTIHTYEVLEEVSRIMASMVDQETGIRGYLVVGDDKLLEPYRIGQRHYAESLAKARQLTADNAAQQARFAEVDRLAQTWRTTVAEQEIALMAKPETRDQARALEASGAGKASMDGLRAKIAEIDKAERDLLAKRAEDQANAFSSSYSVNLLGGGAMIVIALGAGILLSRGIAVPIRAMTAVMGRLAAGDNGVTIEGQERGDEIGAMAKAVEVFKRNAIDNARMTAEQDALKAKAEADRKAAMAALAHSFEASVKGVVESVAAASGKMQAVATSMVGTAEQTSHQAGASAAAAEQTSANVQTVAAAAEEMSASLVEISKQVSTSSQISAQAVQDAARTNDTVAGLANAAQKIGEVVTLIQSIAGQTNLLALNATIEAARAGDAGKGFAVVASEVKNLATQTARATDEIAAQIATMQAVTGDAVEAIKGISATITQMSGIATAIASAVEEQNAATGEISRNVTEAASGTREVTVNVVQVQQAANQSGSMAGQVLDAAGELSREARTLSGAVDEFLRGIRAG, from the coding sequence ATGATCAGCTTTGCAGACCTGTCGATAGCCAAGAAACTCGTGGTGGCTTTCGTGTCTCTGGTGGCGGTTTCGATGGCCGTCGCCGGCTTCAGCTATTCGAAGCTGTCCTTCATCGAGAAGTCGAACGGCTGGACCATCCATACCTACGAGGTCCTCGAAGAGGTTTCACGGATCATGGCGTCGATGGTGGATCAGGAGACCGGCATCCGCGGTTATCTGGTCGTCGGCGACGACAAGCTGCTGGAACCCTACCGCATCGGCCAGCGTCACTATGCGGAGTCCCTGGCGAAGGCGAGGCAGCTGACGGCGGACAATGCGGCGCAGCAGGCGCGCTTCGCCGAGGTGGACCGCCTCGCCCAGACCTGGCGGACGACGGTCGCCGAACAGGAGATCGCGCTGATGGCCAAGCCGGAAACCCGCGACCAGGCGCGCGCCCTGGAGGCTTCGGGCGCCGGCAAGGCGTCGATGGACGGCCTGCGCGCCAAGATCGCGGAGATCGACAAGGCGGAGCGTGATCTCCTCGCCAAGCGCGCCGAGGATCAGGCCAACGCCTTCTCCTCCTCCTACAGCGTCAACCTGCTCGGTGGCGGAGCGATGATCGTCATCGCGCTTGGCGCCGGCATCCTGCTGTCGCGCGGCATCGCCGTGCCGATCCGCGCCATGACCGCCGTCATGGGCCGTCTGGCCGCCGGCGACAACGGCGTGACGATCGAGGGGCAGGAGCGTGGCGACGAGATCGGCGCCATGGCCAAGGCCGTCGAGGTGTTCAAGCGGAACGCCATCGACAACGCCCGCATGACCGCCGAACAGGACGCGCTGAAGGCCAAGGCCGAGGCCGACCGCAAGGCGGCGATGGCGGCGCTGGCACACAGCTTCGAGGCCAGCGTCAAGGGGGTGGTGGAAAGCGTCGCCGCGGCGTCGGGCAAGATGCAGGCGGTGGCGACCTCGATGGTCGGAACGGCGGAACAGACCAGCCATCAGGCCGGCGCCTCGGCGGCGGCGGCCGAACAGACCTCCGCCAATGTCCAGACCGTCGCCGCGGCGGCGGAGGAGATGTCGGCCTCGCTGGTCGAAATCTCCAAGCAGGTCAGCACCTCCTCGCAGATCTCGGCCCAGGCGGTCCAGGACGCGGCGCGGACCAACGACACCGTGGCCGGTCTGGCCAACGCCGCGCAGAAGATCGGCGAGGTGGTGACCCTGATCCAGTCGATCGCCGGCCAGACCAACCTGCTGGCGCTGAACGCCACCATCGAGGCGGCGCGGGCCGGCGACGCCGGCAAGGGCTTCGCCGTGGTGGCGTCGGAAGTGAAGAATCTCGCGACCCAGACGGCAAGGGCGACCGACGAGATCGCCGCCCAGATCGCCACCATGCAGGCGGTGACCGGCGACGCCGTCGAGGCGATCAAGGGGATCAGCGCCACCATCACCCAGATGAGCGGCATCGCCACCGCCATCGCCTCGGCCGTCGAGGAACAGAACGCGGCGACCGGCGAAATCTCCCGCAACGTGACGGAGGCGGCGTCCGGCACCAGGGAGGTCACCGTCAACGTCGTCCAGGTGCAGCAGGCGGCCAACCAGAGCGGCAGCATGGCCGGGCAGGTGCTGGACGCCGCCGGCGAACTGTCGCGGGAGGCCCGGACGCTGAGCGGCGCCGTCGACGAGTTCCTGCGCGGCATCCGCGCCGGCTGA
- a CDS encoding DMT family transporter, translating into MTAASATDTRPGILMMLGGMTLFTLNDALGKWLVADHPVAMLVAVRSLFGLAVLAPMIWRDGVAAVFAVDRLPLHILRVVLMTVDIGCFYWAVGYLPLADVMTIYMSAPLIVTALSVLVLGETVGWRRWVAVLVGFAGVVIVLNPTGRFDLWPSLVALLGAFIFSSGVISTRMLRSASSLTLVGNQMVGGILIGGVALPWSWAAPGWLGFLLLGLLGVTALAGHAMMNRSLQLSPAAVVVPFQYVSILWAVVLDLLVWGTAPTLRMAVGAALIIGSGLFIVYREQRLNRGVAAEGVAEIP; encoded by the coding sequence ATGACCGCGGCATCCGCCACCGACACCCGCCCCGGCATTCTGATGATGCTGGGCGGGATGACCCTCTTCACGCTGAACGACGCGCTCGGCAAATGGCTGGTGGCCGACCATCCGGTCGCCATGCTGGTCGCGGTGCGCAGCCTGTTCGGGCTGGCGGTGCTGGCGCCGATGATCTGGCGCGACGGCGTCGCCGCGGTCTTCGCCGTCGACCGGCTGCCGCTGCACATCCTGCGCGTGGTCCTGATGACGGTTGATATCGGCTGCTTCTACTGGGCGGTCGGCTATCTGCCGCTGGCCGACGTGATGACGATCTATATGTCGGCACCCTTGATCGTCACCGCGCTGTCGGTGCTGGTGCTCGGCGAAACCGTCGGCTGGCGCCGCTGGGTCGCGGTGCTGGTGGGATTCGCCGGAGTCGTCATCGTGTTGAACCCGACCGGGCGCTTCGATCTGTGGCCGTCGCTGGTGGCGCTGCTGGGCGCCTTCATCTTCTCAAGCGGCGTGATCTCGACCCGCATGCTGCGCTCGGCCTCCAGCCTGACGCTGGTCGGCAACCAGATGGTCGGCGGCATCCTGATCGGCGGGGTGGCGCTGCCCTGGTCCTGGGCGGCGCCGGGTTGGCTCGGCTTCCTCCTGTTGGGGCTGCTCGGCGTCACCGCGCTGGCCGGTCATGCGATGATGAACCGCTCGCTGCAACTCAGCCCGGCGGCGGTGGTGGTGCCGTTCCAGTATGTGTCGATCCTGTGGGCGGTGGTGCTGGACCTGCTGGTCTGGGGCACCGCGCCGACGCTGCGCATGGCGGTGGGGGCGGCGCTGATCATCGGCAGCGGCCTGTTCATCGTCTACCGCGAACAGCGCCTCAATCGCGGTGTCGCCGCCGAGGGCGTGGCCGAGATACCCTGA
- a CDS encoding AsmA family protein, translating into MTAAVRSVVRWTGYALLGVAGLIAAGIAAMLALFDWNDARGVIARRASAALNREVAIDGDLRVRLGDPIRIHLEGLRVANADWARDGSMAEIRALDATLRPWPLLRGDWELPEVNIQGPTLILEKNGKGEANWEFGPPTLEKEVAKRAATPDDRGDIPVIGRLAIAEGRLRYRDPTSGIDIDNAIDTATGGDGGDVVRLTGKGSFAGRPFTLAAEGGSLLYLRDDPKPYPLKVEAAVGATRGHIEGSVAEPVKLEGVDLSVRLGGDDMAEIFPILGIPAPKTRPYSISGHLGREGTVWSFRGMNGKVGESDLSGDLLVDTGADRPMLRADLTSNRLAALDLAGLVGASPRGGGDYPTRGPGRVIPATPIPVEKLRNADMEVRLRGKRVEAPFAPLEGLDMTVRLTNGDLRVDPLSLGIGGGRIAGTVRLDGSGKLPAMRTDLDIRAMKLSAFFAESALAGQVGGTVAGRIELAGGGRTVADLLAGSDGKIGVAVDGGRVTSLAVKGLKTNILETLGVVISGSKPMPFNCLVGNLAVRDGIAEVEALVLDTPETLITGKGRISLRSESLDLRIVGDAKSPQLFATHVPVLVGGTLGGPDIGVDPTESAARGAAAAALGVLLTPLAGMLPFLDPGGDEQPQCGRLVRDARSPGKGAPAAGGSGNGRGEDGATGKPSGSAR; encoded by the coding sequence ATGACGGCGGCTGTGCGATCGGTGGTCAGGTGGACCGGCTATGCCCTGCTGGGGGTTGCCGGGCTCATTGCCGCCGGGATCGCCGCCATGCTGGCGCTGTTCGATTGGAACGACGCGCGCGGCGTCATCGCCCGCCGCGCCTCCGCCGCCCTGAACCGCGAGGTCGCCATCGACGGCGATCTTCGTGTCCGCCTCGGCGATCCGATCCGCATCCATCTGGAGGGGCTGCGCGTCGCCAACGCCGATTGGGCGCGGGACGGGAGCATGGCGGAGATCCGGGCGCTGGACGCCACGCTGCGCCCATGGCCGCTGCTGCGTGGCGATTGGGAGCTGCCGGAGGTGAACATCCAGGGGCCGACGCTGATCCTGGAGAAGAACGGCAAGGGGGAGGCCAATTGGGAGTTCGGCCCGCCCACCCTGGAAAAGGAGGTTGCGAAGCGGGCCGCCACGCCCGACGACCGCGGCGACATCCCGGTGATCGGGCGGCTGGCGATCGCCGAAGGCCGGCTCCGCTATCGTGATCCCACCAGCGGCATCGACATCGACAACGCCATCGACACCGCGACCGGCGGCGATGGCGGCGACGTCGTCCGGCTGACCGGCAAGGGCAGTTTCGCCGGAAGGCCCTTCACCCTGGCGGCGGAGGGCGGCTCGCTGCTGTATCTGCGCGACGACCCGAAGCCCTATCCGCTGAAGGTGGAGGCCGCCGTCGGCGCGACCCGGGGCCATATCGAAGGCTCGGTGGCCGAACCGGTGAAGCTGGAGGGCGTCGACCTGTCGGTGCGGCTCGGCGGCGACGACATGGCCGAGATCTTCCCCATCCTCGGCATTCCGGCGCCGAAGACGCGGCCTTATTCCATCTCCGGCCATCTCGGGCGCGAAGGCACCGTCTGGAGCTTTCGCGGCATGAACGGAAAGGTCGGCGAAAGCGATCTGTCCGGCGACCTGCTGGTCGATACCGGCGCCGACCGGCCGATGCTGCGCGCCGACCTCACCTCCAACCGGCTGGCGGCGCTGGATCTGGCGGGCCTGGTCGGCGCCTCGCCGCGCGGCGGCGGCGATTACCCGACCCGCGGCCCCGGCCGCGTCATCCCCGCCACCCCGATCCCGGTGGAGAAGCTGCGCAACGCCGACATGGAGGTCCGCCTGCGCGGCAAGCGGGTCGAGGCTCCCTTCGCCCCGCTGGAGGGGCTGGACATGACGGTCAGGCTGACCAACGGCGATCTGCGGGTCGATCCGCTGTCGCTCGGCATCGGCGGCGGCCGGATCGCCGGCACGGTGCGGCTGGACGGCTCCGGCAAGTTGCCGGCGATGCGCACCGACCTCGACATCCGCGCCATGAAGCTGTCCGCCTTCTTCGCGGAGAGCGCGCTGGCCGGGCAGGTCGGCGGCACGGTCGCCGGACGAATCGAGCTTGCCGGTGGCGGCAGGACGGTCGCCGACCTGCTGGCGGGCTCCGACGGCAAGATCGGCGTCGCGGTGGATGGCGGCCGCGTCACCAGCCTGGCGGTCAAGGGGCTGAAGACCAACATCCTGGAAACGCTCGGCGTGGTGATTTCAGGATCGAAGCCGATGCCCTTCAACTGCCTGGTCGGCAACCTTGCGGTGCGCGACGGCATCGCCGAGGTCGAGGCGCTGGTGCTCGACACCCCGGAGACGCTGATCACTGGCAAGGGCCGGATCAGCCTGCGCAGCGAGTCGCTGGATCTGCGCATCGTCGGCGACGCGAAATCGCCGCAGCTCTTCGCCACCCATGTCCCGGTCCTGGTCGGCGGCACGCTGGGCGGTCCCGACATCGGCGTCGACCCCACCGAGTCGGCGGCGCGCGGGGCGGCGGCGGCGGCGCTGGGCGTGCTGCTGACTCCGCTGGCCGGCATGTTGCCCTTCCTTGACCCGGGCGGCGATGAGCAGCCACAGTGTGGCCGGCTGGTGCGGGATGCCCGCTCCCCCGGCAAGGGGGCGCCGGCGGCCGGCGGGTCGGGCAACGGGCGCGGGGAGGACGGTGCGACCGGGAAGCCGTCGGGATCGGCGCGCTGA
- a CDS encoding SLC13 family permease has translation MTIDQMFSFGIIGVVIALLIWDRLRYDLVGMIALLASVAAGIVPAKEAFQGFSDDIVVIVGSALVVSAAVGRSGVVEAAMRPLTVRMTGVWTQVAVLAGAVTLLSAIVKNIGALAILMPIAVQVARRTGTPVSVLLMPMAFGSLLGGLMTLVGTSPNIIVSRVRAEMTGEPFHMFDFTPVGLVIALFGVAFLTVGYRLLPKGRAAGAGPAFNIDDYTAEVLLPVGSQFVGRTVAELEAFGEAEVTVAAIVRENYRRYVPSGHWVLFADDILVLEGDTTALADLVKRAGLRMIHDKDQEEVENEDDIAVVEAVVEQRSAMIGHSIEEVNLRERFGANLLALSRRGRPIRQRLRRVRLQSGDLVVLQCRQAAVADTLAELGCLPLAERNLAIGRTPKRAAAVAVLGLTVLLVASGTLPVAIAFFGAAVAMTALKVVSLREAYDAVEWPILVLLGSLIPVSETLRTTGGTELIAGFLSDASQGLPPIGALAMIMVAAMAVTPFLNNAATVLVMAPIGASLATHLGLRPDAFLMAVAIGAGCDFLTPIGHQCNTLVMGPGGYRFGDYWRLGLPLSIMVVVIGTAAIALFWPLVPR, from the coding sequence ATGACCATCGACCAGATGTTTTCCTTCGGCATCATCGGCGTGGTGATCGCGCTGCTGATCTGGGACCGGTTGCGCTATGACCTCGTCGGGATGATCGCCCTGCTGGCCTCGGTGGCCGCGGGCATCGTGCCGGCCAAGGAGGCGTTCCAGGGCTTCTCCGACGACATCGTCGTCATCGTCGGCTCCGCCCTGGTGGTCAGCGCCGCGGTCGGCCGTTCCGGCGTGGTCGAGGCGGCGATGCGCCCGCTGACCGTCCGCATGACCGGCGTCTGGACCCAGGTGGCGGTGCTGGCCGGGGCGGTGACCCTGCTGTCGGCCATCGTCAAGAACATCGGCGCGCTCGCCATCCTCATGCCGATCGCGGTGCAGGTGGCGCGGCGCACCGGCACGCCGGTGTCGGTGCTGCTGATGCCGATGGCCTTCGGCTCGCTGCTGGGCGGGCTGATGACGCTGGTCGGCACCTCGCCCAATATCATCGTCTCGCGCGTGCGGGCGGAGATGACGGGCGAGCCCTTCCACATGTTCGATTTCACCCCCGTCGGGCTGGTGATCGCCCTGTTCGGCGTCGCCTTCCTCACCGTCGGCTACCGGCTGCTGCCGAAGGGGCGGGCGGCGGGGGCGGGGCCGGCCTTCAACATCGACGACTATACGGCGGAGGTGCTGCTGCCCGTCGGATCGCAGTTCGTCGGCCGCACCGTGGCGGAGCTGGAAGCCTTCGGCGAGGCCGAGGTGACCGTCGCCGCCATCGTGCGCGAGAATTACCGCCGCTATGTCCCGTCGGGCCATTGGGTGCTGTTCGCCGACGACATCCTGGTGCTGGAGGGCGACACCACGGCGCTGGCCGATCTGGTCAAGCGCGCCGGCCTGCGCATGATCCATGACAAGGACCAGGAGGAGGTCGAGAACGAGGATGACATCGCCGTGGTCGAGGCGGTGGTGGAACAGCGCTCCGCCATGATCGGCCACAGCATCGAGGAGGTGAACCTGCGCGAGCGCTTCGGTGCCAATCTGCTGGCGCTCAGCCGGCGCGGCCGTCCGATCCGTCAGCGGCTGCGCCGGGTCCGCCTGCAATCGGGCGATCTGGTGGTGCTGCAATGCCGGCAGGCCGCCGTCGCCGACACGCTGGCCGAGCTGGGCTGTCTGCCGCTGGCCGAGCGCAACCTCGCCATCGGCCGCACGCCGAAACGGGCGGCGGCGGTGGCGGTGCTGGGGTTGACCGTCCTGCTGGTCGCCTCCGGAACGCTGCCGGTCGCCATCGCCTTCTTCGGGGCGGCTGTGGCGATGACCGCGCTGAAGGTGGTCAGCCTGCGCGAGGCCTATGACGCCGTCGAATGGCCGATCCTGGTTCTGCTGGGCTCCCTCATTCCGGTCAGCGAGACCCTGCGGACCACCGGCGGCACCGAGCTGATCGCCGGCTTCCTGTCCGACGCCTCGCAAGGCCTGCCGCCGATCGGCGCGCTCGCCATGATCATGGTGGCGGCGATGGCGGTGACGCCCTTCCTCAACAACGCCGCGACCGTTCTGGTGATGGCGCCGATCGGCGCCAGCCTCGCCACCCATCTCGGGCTCCGGCCCGATGCCTTCCTGATGGCGGTGGCCATCGGCGCGGGCTGCGATTTCCTCACCCCGATCGGCCACCAGTGCAACACGCTGGTGATGGGGCCGGGCGGCTACCGCTTCGGCGATTACTGGCGGCTCGGTCTGCCGCTGTCGATCATGGTGGTGGTGATCGGCACGGCGGCCATCGCGCTGTTCTGGCCGCTGGTGCCGCGATAG
- a CDS encoding methyl-accepting chemotaxis protein, producing the protein MKLSVRKMIFIMAPLLIIAFSANIISFILLSNARDSLTAAEATRYNSYLLADELRQSSDDLTRLARTYVVTGDAKYEAQYWDVLAIRNGQKPRPLAYHRIYWDFVAATGTKPRNDGPAVPLQTLMEQAGFTAAEFGKLKQAQANSDGLVKLETRAMNAVKGQFDDGRGNYTVKKEPDFELARNLMHSKEYHTFKSEIMAPVDEFYVLLEQRTQGAIDAAERNVAFYHTVNVTTLALLGLILALAGWILVARVSAPLDALKVAMTRLSRNDHGVTIPCLDRSDEIGEMARATDVFKRGLEEAETARSTQQERDRRQEEEKRRTMAKLADEFEASVSRMVSEVRSATGSVQEDARALSATAQDASHQSDSMSAAALHATENVEGVAAAAEELAASVAEIARQVSGASSVARNAVSEANATNESVKGLAATAQRIGDVVNLIQVIASQTNLLALNATIEAARAGEAGKGFAVVASEVKNLANQTAKATEDIQAQVSAIQEETAHAVQAIDSITRTIGNISTITVAVASAVEEQGAATQEITRNAQEAARGTRGVSANVGGVTDAADRTRRSADTLLAAADTLSRQSAALNTEVDGFVRRVRQP; encoded by the coding sequence ATGAAGTTGTCTGTCAGGAAAATGATCTTTATCATGGCACCACTCCTGATCATCGCCTTCTCCGCAAACATCATATCATTTATTCTCTTAAGCAACGCCAGGGACTCTTTGACGGCAGCGGAAGCCACAAGATACAACTCCTATCTGCTGGCCGATGAATTGCGGCAGAGCTCCGACGACTTGACCCGGCTTGCCCGCACCTACGTCGTCACTGGTGATGCGAAATACGAAGCCCAGTATTGGGATGTGCTCGCCATCCGCAACGGGCAGAAACCTCGCCCGCTGGCCTACCACCGAATCTATTGGGATTTCGTCGCCGCGACCGGCACCAAACCGCGCAACGACGGGCCCGCGGTCCCCCTCCAGACGCTGATGGAACAGGCCGGCTTCACGGCGGCGGAATTCGGAAAGCTCAAGCAGGCGCAGGCCAATTCCGACGGGCTGGTGAAGCTCGAGACCAGGGCGATGAACGCCGTCAAGGGCCAGTTCGACGATGGGCGCGGCAACTACACCGTGAAGAAGGAGCCTGATTTCGAGCTTGCCCGCAACCTGATGCATTCAAAGGAATATCACACCTTCAAATCGGAAATCATGGCGCCTGTCGATGAGTTCTACGTGCTGCTGGAGCAGCGCACGCAGGGCGCGATCGACGCGGCGGAACGGAACGTGGCCTTCTACCACACGGTCAATGTGACGACGCTGGCGTTGCTGGGCCTCATCCTGGCGCTGGCCGGCTGGATCCTCGTGGCGAGGGTCTCCGCCCCGCTCGATGCCCTCAAGGTCGCGATGACCCGGCTGTCCCGCAACGACCATGGCGTGACCATTCCCTGTCTCGACCGGAGCGACGAGATCGGCGAAATGGCGCGCGCCACCGATGTGTTCAAGCGTGGGCTGGAGGAGGCCGAGACCGCCCGCTCGACCCAGCAGGAGCGGGACCGCCGCCAGGAGGAGGAAAAGCGGCGGACGATGGCGAAGCTCGCCGACGAGTTCGAGGCATCGGTGTCCCGCATGGTGTCGGAAGTACGCTCGGCCACCGGCAGCGTCCAGGAGGATGCGCGCGCCCTGTCCGCCACCGCGCAGGACGCGTCCCACCAATCGGACTCCATGTCGGCGGCCGCCCTCCACGCCACGGAGAATGTCGAGGGGGTGGCGGCCGCGGCGGAGGAGTTGGCCGCCTCCGTCGCCGAGATCGCCCGTCAGGTGTCCGGCGCCTCGTCGGTCGCCCGGAACGCCGTCAGCGAGGCCAACGCCACCAATGAAAGCGTGAAGGGGCTGGCCGCCACCGCGCAGCGCATCGGCGACGTGGTCAACCTGATCCAGGTGATCGCCAGCCAGACCAACCTGCTGGCGCTGAACGCCACCATCGAGGCGGCGCGGGCGGGCGAGGCCGGCAAGGGTTTCGCCGTCGTCGCCAGCGAGGTGAAGAATCTCGCCAACCAGACCGCCAAGGCGACGGAGGACATCCAGGCCCAGGTCAGCGCCATCCAGGAGGAGACCGCCCACGCCGTCCAGGCCATCGACAGCATCACCCGGACCATCGGCAACATCTCCACCATCACCGTCGCCGTCGCCTCGGCGGTCGAGGAGCAGGGCGCCGCGACCCAGGAGATCACCCGGAACGCCCAGGAGGCCGCGCGCGGCACGCGGGGCGTGTCGGCCAATGTCGGCGGCGTCACCGACGCGGCCGACCGCACCCGGCGCTCCGCCGACACGCTGCTGGCCGCCGCCGACACCCTGTCACGGCAGAGCGCCGCGCTGAACACCGAGGTCGACGGCTTCGTCCGCAGGGTGCGGCAGCCCTGA